The following proteins come from a genomic window of Diorhabda carinulata isolate Delta chromosome X, icDioCari1.1, whole genome shotgun sequence:
- the LOC130902028 gene encoding tetraspanin-9-like, whose product MLTCCIKYLLCAFNFIIFLSGTAILGVGLWLKIDRNSFVGLLKIVPYEQVHDFTKPGVVEQLSYILMGIGGIMFLVSFLGYCGAIRESQCMLTTYGLLLLVILILEITAGCLAIIYKGTAETEIKNVLKTSLSQYYSVSENGSAANLAWDKLQMSLQCCGVDDHTDYQKNENWAKADKVIPESCCVLNENDKPKISTCTSSPNEVNSYYLKGCYKEVMNWIMSNLDMVIIVLVVFGIVEILGVLFSFCLVNFINKSNRFNY is encoded by the coding sequence ATGCTCACGTGCTGCATCAAATATTTACTATGTGCCTTCAACTTTATAATATTCCTCTCCGGAACAGCCATATTAGGAGTCGGGTTATGGTTAAAAATAGACAGAAATTCATTTGTAGGACTACTGAAAATTGTTCCATATGAGCAAGTACATGATTTTACGAAACCTGGTGTCGTGGAACAATTATCCTACATCTTAATGGGAATCGGTGGAATCATGTTCTTGGTATCTTTTTTAGGATACTGCGGTGCCATCAGAGAATCTCAATGTATGTTAACCACCTACGGACTTCTACTTCTTGTGATTTTGATTTTAGAAATAACCGCTGGATGCCTTGCTATCATTTACAAAGGAACAGCTGAAACGGAGATAAAAAACGTTCTGAAGACTTCTTTAAGTCAATATTACTCGGTATCCGAGAATGGTAGTGCTGCTAATTTAGCTTGGGATAAACTGCAAATGTCTTTGCAATGTTGCGGTGTCGACGATCACACAGATTACCAGAAAAATGAGAATTGGGCAAAGGCCGATAAAGTAATACCGGAGTCTTGTTGtgttttgaatgaaaatgataaacCAAAGATATCTACGTGTACGAGTTCTCCGAATGAAGTAaactcttattatttaaaaggGTGTTATAAGGAAGTTATGAATTGGATTATGAGCAATCTCGATATGGTCATTATAGTGTTAGTTGTTTTTGGAATTGTGGAAATTTTGGGCGTGTTGTTTTCGTTTTGTTTGGTTAACTTCATAAACAAAAGTAATAGATTCAATTATTGA